One segment of Manduca sexta isolate Smith_Timp_Sample1 chromosome 27, JHU_Msex_v1.0, whole genome shotgun sequence DNA contains the following:
- the LOC115447964 gene encoding peroxidasin, with the protein MKLLFFFSFLLFFNFFNLSWSVKFCPPKCQCNRNKVGCLHQDLLIVPKTPADTHTLDVRFNKIHELQPGGFSHLHQLRSLLLNDNRLRALRTGTFHGLRRLKYLYLYRNRIQHIDANVFQELVHLEQLYLHVNEIHHIKPETFSNIPRLERLYLHNNHLKSIPKGSFSGMPKLRKLRLDSNALVCDCSMLWLVRMLAQHSDMNVAATCYQPASVTGTALASMSENDFNCRHPEIKTDPQDVQVSFGNDATFTCVASGEPEPDIIWLRDSTAVPLDGSRYELLDNGTLMVHEPDENDVGVFECMAVNPAGAAHSKPAKMIVQRDAQGESSVPEFTLLPRRQIAKVNQPFVSFDCVASGFPMPHLMWLLNGERILLTERMSIHRNGTLSIKNVQEDDAGEYTCQAENRHGKVATSVSLEVKAAPSFIVVPNNETVALGDNAEFMCSARGIPRPILKWFRNTLILPPGENVIFNDDYQNLTLVAVTNEDEGIYHCRAENTEGQIEASAILKVQDIKVIPPKIVLKPEDTDAYKETSVQLPCEVESEPPATVEWTKDGSRILDNERISITLIGSLIIRNVSVTDSGRYECSAFNEYGRDTTSVFLTVKDHVLPGDEYVNIALTQATRDVDQAIARTIEEMFKNNSSKVDIHDLYRMTRFPNAPAREIARAAEIYERTLDKVKEYIQNGQKINSAEPFNYQNVLTNEHLDIIARLSGCVAHRESKDCSDMCYHSKYRTVDGSCNNFAHPTWGSSLTGFRRILYPIYENGFSQPVGWNKDLKYNGFALPPARLVSTSIITTKDISQDVEITHMAMQWGQWLDHDLDHALPSVSSQTWDGVDCKKTCDYAPPCFPIDIPPKDPRVTNRRCIDFIRTSAVCGSGMTSVLFGTLQPREQINQLTSFIDASQVYGFEEAVAEDLRDLTNNNGLLRVGATFPGRKPLLPTVGINGMDCRLNLAESNRNCFVAGDIRANEQIGLAAMHTIWMREHNRIALQLKALNPFWDGDKVYQEARKIVGAEIQYITYEHWLPIILGPEGYKQLGKYKEYDSYINPSVSNVFATAALRFGHSMINPVLHRYDENFEPIPQGHLLLRHAFFSPWRLVDEGGVDPLLRGMFTTPAKLKTPTQNLNSELTEKLFYSAHAVALDLAAINIQRGRDHGIPPYTKWREFCNMTEVDDFDDLAGEISDKTIRDKLKELYGSVHNIDVWVGGILEDQVEGGKIGPLFRCLLIEQFTRLRDGDRLWYENPSVFKMDQLRQIKETSLARVLCDNGDNIDTIGENVFLLPEVQDGLSSCEDLPSMDLRFWADCESCADNDGYSKEKPRLRRETNDYLFTLDTDEEDRLSNLEKIQKYLLNTIDQMQKKINILEQNCKSG; encoded by the exons atatttACATGTGAACGAAATACACCATATTAAGCCGGAGACGTTCTCTAATATACCTCGCCTCGAAAGACT gtACTTGCATAACAACCATTTAAAAAGCATTCCGAAGGGCTCGTTTAGCGGCATGCCGAAGTTACGTAAATTACGCCTGGACAGCAACGCTCTGGTCTGCGATTGCTCCATGCTGTGGTTGGTTCGGATGCTCGCCCAGCACAGCGATATGAATGTTGCCGCCACGTGCTACCAACCTGCCAGCGTCACTGGAACTGCATTGGCATCCATGAGCGAAAACGATTTTAATTGTC GACATCCCGAGATTAAAACTGATCCACAAGATGTACAAGTAAGTTTTGGAAATGATGCCACGTTCACATGCGTTGCAAGTGGCGAACCCGAACCTGATATTATTTGGTTGCGTGATTCGACTGCGGTACCTTTGGACGGAAGCCGTTATGAACTTCTTGATAATGGAACTCTTATGGTTCATGAACCTGATGAAAATGATGTCGGAGTCTTCGAATGTATGGCTGTAAATCCTGCTGGTGCTGCACATTCCAAACCGGCCAAAATGATAGTTCAACGTGATGCGCAAGGAGAAAGTA gTGTACCTGAATTTACGCTCTTGCCCAGGAGACAGATTGCCAAAGTAAACCAACCATTTGTAAGTTTCGATTGTGTAGCAAGTGGCTTCCCAATGCCTCATCTAATGTGGCTTCTTAACGgtgaaagaattttattaactgAACGGATGTCTATTCATCGCAATGGCACTTTGTCGATAAAGAATGTTCAAGAAGACGATGCAGGCGAATATACATGCCAAGCTGAAAATAGGCACGGAAAAGTTGCCACATCAGTTTCACTTGAAGTGAAAG cTGCTCCATCATTTATTGTTGTTCCGAACAATGAAACTGTTGCTCTCGGAGATAACGCTGAATTTATGTGTTCCGCTAGGGGCATTCCTAGGCCTATACTGAAATGGTTCCGAAACACTTTAATCTTACCGCCAGgcgaaaatgtaatatttaatgacgATTATCAAAACTTGACACTAGTCGCAGTAACGAATGAAGACGAAGGAATTTATCACTGTAGGGCAGAAAACACTGAGGGGCAAATAGAAGCTTCGGCTATATTAAAAGTCCAAGATATCAAGGTAATTCCTCCTAAGATCGTATTGAAGCCTGAAGATACCGACGCTTATAAAGAAACATCTGTACAATTACCGTGTGAGGTAGAAAGCGAGCCTCCAGCAACAGTAGAATGGACGAAGGATGGTTCTCGTATATTGGATAACGAAAGAATTTCTATAACACTTATTGGAAGCCTTATTATTAGAAACGTATCAGTGACTGACAGCGGTCGGTATGAATGTTCAGCTTTTAACGAATATGGTCGTGACACTACTTCTGTTTTCTTAACAGTAAAAGATCATGTGCTTCCAGGAGACGAGTATGTTAATATCGCTTTAACACAAGCTACTCGTGACGTTGATCAGGCCATTGCACGAACAATTgaagaaatgtttaaaaataacagttctAAGGTAGATATCCATGATCTCTACAGAATGACCAGATTTCCGAATGCCCCTGCGAGAGAAATTGCACGCGCAGCCGAAATTTACGAAAGGACCTTGgataaagttaaagaatatatCCAAAATGGCCAGAAAATTAATTCAGCAGAACCATTTAATTATCAGAATGTTCTAACAAACGAACACTTGGACATTATCGCTAGACTGTCTGGATGTGTGGCCCACAGAGAATCTAAAGATTGCTCTGATATGTGTTATCACAGTAAATATCGTACTGTTGACGGCAGTTGCAATAACTTCGCGCATCCCACCTGGGGAAGTTCTCTGACTGGATTTAGACGTATTCTATATCCCATCTACGAAAATGGTTTCAGCCAACCTGTAGGAtggaataaagatttaaaatataacggGTTTGCTTTACCGCCGGCACGCTTAGTATCAACATCTATTATAACTACTAAAGACATATCCCAAGATGTAGAAATCACTCATATGGCTATGCAATGGGGTCAATGGTTAGACCATGACTTAGATCACGCATTGCCTTCAGTTAGTTCGCAGACATGGGATGGAGTAGATTGCAAAAAAACTTGTGACTACGCGCCACCTTGTTTTCCTATCGATATTCCGCCGAAAGATCCGCGAGTCACTAATCGAAGGTGTATCGATTTTATTCGAACAAGTGCAGTTTGTGGATCTGGTATGACATCAGTTCTTTTCGGAACATTACAGCCGAGAGAGCAAATTAACCAGTTAACTTCTTTCATTGATGCATCACAAGTTTATGGTTTTGAAGAAGCTGTCGCTGAAGATCTACGAGATTTAACAAACAACAATGGACTATTACGAGTGGGTGCTACATTTCCAGGTAGGAAACCTCTGCTGCCTACAGTGGGAATAAATGGCATGGATTGCAGACTTAACCTAGCAGAAAGTAATCGAAACTGTTTTGTCGCTGGTGATATCAGAGCTAATGAACAAATTGGTTTAGCAGCAATGCATACTATTTGGATGAGAGAGCATAACCGAATTGCTTTGCAGTTAAAAGCTTTAAATCCGTTTTGGGACGGCGACAAAGTATATCAAGAAGCCAGAAAAATAGTAGGTGCAGAAATACAATACATAACTTACGAGCACTGGCTTCCTATCATTTTGGGGCCTGAAGGTTATAAACAActaggaaaatataaagaatatgatTCGTATATAAATCCCTCTGTTTCAAATGTTTTTGCCACTGCTGCTTTGAGATTTGGACATTCTATGATTAACCCTGTCCTGCATCGCTATGACGAAAATTTCGAGCCAATCCCACAAGGCCACCTACTCCTTCGACATGCCTTTTTCTCACCATGGCGGCTAGTTGATGAAGGAGGAGTTGATCCCTTATTAAGGGGCATGTTTACGACACCCGCTAAATTGAAGACTCCAACTCAAAATCTGAATTCCGAACTGACTGAAAAACTTTTCTATAGCGCTCACGCTGTTGCTCTTGACTTGGCTGCGATAAATATTCAGAGGGGTCGCGATCACGGTATACCACCTTACACAAAATGGCGAGAATTCTGTAACATGACTGAAGTAGATGATTTTGACGACTTAGCTGGCGAAATAAGTGATAAAACAATCAGAGACAAATTAAAGGAGCTTTATGGTTCCGTACACAATATCGATGTTTGGGTAGGTGGCATCCTCGAAGACCAAGTCGAAGGCGGCAAAATAGGACCACTGTTCAGGTGTTTGCTGATTGAACAATTCACCCGGTTACGAGATGGTGATAGATTGTGGTACGAAAATCCTAGTGTATTTAAGATGGATCAGCTGCgacaaataaaagaaacaagCTTAGCTCGGGTTTTATGCGATAATGGTGACAATATTGATACAATTGGAGAAAATGTCTTTTTATTACCGGAAGTCCAAGATGGACTCTCTTCTTGCGAAGACCTTCCCTCGATGGATTTACGGTTTTGGGCTGATTGCGAATCATGCGCTGACAATGACGGTTACAGCAAAGAAAAGCCACGTCTTCGAAGGGAAACAAATGATTATCTATTTACTCTTGATACAGACGAAGAAGATCGTTTAAGTAATCTGGAAAAGATACAGAAATATCTGTTGAATACTATCGATCAGATgcagaaaaaaattaacattctcGAACAAAATTGTAAATCGGGCTAA